Proteins from a genomic interval of Rhodothermus marinus:
- a CDS encoding HDOD domain-containing protein has translation MPATRFQANLNVRFPPLPRTATEVARLLSDDTAEPNLEKLIEIVHADPIVTQLVLRRINSAYYGLRRRITEIQKAIALLGFLEVSNIVLTAAMLQLREAVSNPEQEHIFEDLMRLSVGGAVYAQRLAQWLGLPFARRVFTTGLLHTSGRLILLYNRPDDYEALWYTNEEGALPSADAERTIFGVSYLELNEQAAKEWNLPEELGVVLGKLETPKELPTPELKTQAALVATGSAVAEQLHLAHKDTVLLPEQARLLLGYTLTEVQIVERLLSERDEVERYLHMLLKGNGHGNDEA, from the coding sequence GTGCCCGCCACTCGTTTTCAGGCGAACCTGAACGTTCGCTTCCCACCGCTTCCCCGCACAGCCACCGAAGTGGCCCGCCTGCTCAGCGACGACACAGCCGAGCCCAACCTGGAAAAGCTGATCGAGATCGTCCACGCCGACCCCATCGTCACGCAGCTGGTGCTCCGACGCATCAACTCGGCGTACTACGGCCTGCGGCGACGCATCACCGAAATCCAGAAGGCCATCGCCCTGCTGGGCTTTCTGGAGGTCAGCAACATCGTGCTGACGGCCGCCATGTTGCAACTGCGCGAGGCCGTCTCCAACCCCGAGCAGGAGCATATTTTCGAGGATCTGATGCGGCTGAGTGTCGGTGGCGCCGTTTATGCGCAGCGCCTGGCGCAGTGGCTGGGCCTCCCCTTTGCGCGTCGCGTTTTTACTACCGGTCTGCTGCATACCAGCGGTCGCCTGATTCTGCTCTATAACCGGCCCGACGACTACGAAGCGCTCTGGTACACGAACGAAGAAGGAGCCCTGCCATCGGCCGACGCCGAACGCACGATCTTCGGGGTCAGCTATCTGGAGTTGAACGAGCAGGCGGCGAAGGAGTGGAATTTGCCCGAGGAACTGGGAGTGGTGCTGGGGAAACTGGAGACACCGAAAGAGCTACCGACGCCCGAGCTGAAAACCCAGGCGGCCCTGGTGGCTACCGGAAGTGCTGTGGCCGAGCAACTCCACCTGGCGCACAAAGACACGGTACTGCTTCCCGAACAGGCCCGCCTGCTACTGGGCTACACGCTCACGGAAGTGCAGATCGTCGAGCGGCTTCTGTCCGAGCGCGATGAAGTGGAGCGCTACCTGCACATGCTGCTGAAAGGAAACGGGCACGGAAACGACGAAGCCTAA